A genomic segment from Brevundimonas sp. SORGH_AS_0993 encodes:
- a CDS encoding ABC-F family ATP-binding cassette domain-containing protein codes for MAARPPLVALKDVRLQDGQRPLFDGVDLAVEPRSRAALVGRNGAGKSTLMKVVMGLIEPDSGDRSVQSATRFAYVPQEPLIVGDTLLDYAASGEAEPWTAESWLTTFGLDPAKSTQGLSGGETRRAALAKAFAEEPDLLLLDEPTNHLDILAIELLETELISARFALLVVSHDRAFLNRVTDTVHWLEGRRVRTLNKGFVDFDDWAAKTLEEEAESLRRLTKTIERETATFYSSITARRSRNEGRARSLQALRAERAEKMKDVPRELSLGVDSGAASGKLVAEIKGVSKGFDTVASGEARVASEAGAETPTLAPSPSSLVTRHSPLPSRRTLFRNLTTRIMRGDRLGIVGPNGAGKTTLVKTLLGELAPDEGTVRLGANLEPVYLDQSRAGLKSDMTLWDALTPGGGDSILVRGVSKHVAAYAKEFLFSEAQLRQPISTLSGGERNRLLLARALAKPANLLILDEPTNDLDMDTLDKLEELLEGYDGTLILVSHDRDFIDRLATSTLALNGRGDIVETPGGWTDFLRQNPGFLSGESRVASGEKKKAEDTSGAERTLATQKKTPKLSYKDARRLEEVEKLIETLPGVIARHDATLADPDLYARDPKAFDVAMKAAEKARAELDSAEMEWLELEEKKAALAG; via the coding sequence ATGGCAGCCAGACCCCCTCTCGTCGCGCTCAAGGACGTCCGCCTTCAGGATGGCCAGCGCCCCCTCTTCGACGGCGTCGATCTGGCCGTCGAACCACGCAGCCGCGCCGCCCTGGTGGGCCGGAACGGGGCGGGCAAGTCCACCCTGATGAAGGTGGTCATGGGCCTGATCGAGCCCGACAGCGGCGACCGCTCGGTCCAGTCCGCCACCCGTTTCGCCTATGTGCCGCAGGAGCCGCTGATCGTCGGCGACACCCTGTTGGACTACGCCGCCTCCGGCGAGGCCGAGCCCTGGACCGCCGAGTCCTGGCTGACCACCTTCGGCCTCGACCCCGCCAAGTCCACGCAAGGGCTGTCGGGCGGCGAGACCCGGCGCGCGGCCCTGGCCAAGGCTTTCGCCGAGGAGCCCGACCTGCTGCTGCTGGACGAACCGACCAATCACCTCGACATCCTGGCCATCGAGCTTCTGGAGACCGAGCTGATCTCGGCCCGGTTCGCGCTTCTGGTCGTCAGCCACGACCGCGCCTTCCTGAACCGCGTCACCGACACCGTCCACTGGCTGGAGGGCCGCCGCGTCCGCACCCTGAACAAGGGCTTCGTCGACTTCGACGACTGGGCCGCCAAGACGCTGGAGGAAGAGGCCGAATCCCTGCGCCGCCTGACCAAGACCATCGAGCGCGAGACGGCCACCTTCTACTCCTCCATCACCGCCCGCCGCAGCCGCAACGAGGGCCGCGCCCGCTCCCTCCAGGCCCTGCGCGCCGAACGCGCCGAGAAGATGAAGGACGTCCCGCGCGAACTGTCCCTGGGCGTCGATTCCGGCGCCGCCTCCGGCAAGCTGGTCGCCGAGATCAAGGGGGTGTCGAAGGGGTTCGACACAGTGGCGAGCGGCGAGGCGCGAGTGGCGAGTGAAGCCGGCGCCGAGACCCCGACCCTCGCCCCATCCCCCTCGTCACTCGTCACTCGCCACTCGCCACTTCCTTCCCGCCGCACCCTGTTCAGGAACCTGACCACCCGCATCATGCGCGGCGACCGTCTGGGCATCGTCGGACCCAACGGGGCGGGCAAGACCACCCTGGTCAAGACCTTGCTGGGCGAACTGGCGCCCGACGAGGGCACGGTGCGCCTGGGCGCCAATCTGGAGCCGGTCTATCTGGACCAGTCGCGCGCGGGGCTGAAGTCGGACATGACCCTGTGGGACGCCCTGACGCCGGGCGGCGGGGACTCGATCCTGGTGCGCGGCGTGTCCAAACACGTCGCCGCCTACGCCAAGGAGTTCCTCTTTTCCGAGGCCCAGCTGCGCCAGCCGATCTCGACCTTATCGGGGGGCGAGCGCAACCGTCTGCTGCTGGCCCGCGCCCTGGCGAAGCCGGCCAATCTGCTGATCCTGGACGAACCGACCAACGACCTGGACATGGATACGCTGGACAAGCTGGAAGAGCTGCTGGAGGGTTATGACGGCACCCTGATCCTGGTCTCCCACGACCGCGACTTCATCGACCGTCTGGCGACCTCCACCCTGGCCCTGAACGGGCGCGGCGACATCGTGGAGACCCCCGGCGGCTGGACCGACTTCCTGCGCCAGAATCCGGGCTTCCTGAGCGGCGAGTCCCGAGTGGCCAGCGGCGAGAAGAAGAAGGCGGAGGACACGTCTGGCGCGGAAAGGACCCTCGCCACTCAAAAGAAGACCCCCAAACTCTCCTACAAGGACGCCCGCCGCCTGGAGGAAGTCGAGAAACTGATCGAGACCCTGCCTGGCGTCATCGCCAGACACGACGCGACCCTGGCCGACCCCGACCTCTACGCCCGCGACCCCAAGGCTTTCGACGTCGCCATGAAGGCCGCCGAAAAGGCCCGCGCCGAGCTGGACTCCGCCGAGATGGAATGGCTCGAACTGGAAGAGAAGAAGGCGGCCCTGGCGGGGTGA
- a CDS encoding PAS domain S-box protein: MCGFYCPMPQMRAHVPLRESRQTSDLASPFDRLTHLACNIFCTPHAMVSIVDGERTEFHCHTGPGRDALPCEMTLSPEMMAQGADAVMMVEDGRTDPRTRDHPMVVGPPYLRFFAGVTIVDRFDRAVGAIGVMDSRPRKALSQREVETLRMLGRMASEVFAQADSVRRQSEQLELMRLTEELAGVGQWRVDVKTRRILWSDEIYRIFGLDRATFHPTVDEILTLYVEEDRGVLEAALGRCLNEGVGYKLRSRVRRADGEIRVLEAQADCERGPDGEGAAVFGVLRDVTDEEDSKKQLAESEDRYRLLADRSSDLVLCHRVDGTLTYVSPSIARFGMKREEVVGQSLLKFVHPDDRPLLLNHLVVYLTSGAKGDMPPVRFRAQRPDGSVLWVESRVSSIRDADGRVVEFQNQCRDVTETKGLEDALTQARDRAEAASRAKSEFLANMSHELRTPLTSVIGFAGLLNDSAELGPRDRDRVRKIAAASESLLAVINDILDYSKLEAGAVRLDPQPFRPRDLAETTAGIVEGQCEAKGLSLRVEVDPAVPEALNGDAGRLRQVTLNFLSNAVKFTAEGEVALHLSLAEGRLRIAVRDSGIGLTPEVAETLFDRFMQADASTTRQYGGTGLGLAISRRLAEVMGGAVGVDSKMGEGSVFWIEVPLEIADPAAVDVEAPEAAQGPTGALRVLMADDVAANRELMTAIMESLGVNLETATDGVEAVAAAKTGLYDLILMDLHMPNMDGLEASRRIRAMEGRVGRTPIVALTANVQPDQIEACRAAGMDAHVGKPIRPTELLTAINAVMAARPVETDAAAA, translated from the coding sequence ATGTGCGGCTTCTATTGTCCCATGCCCCAGATGCGCGCCCATGTCCCTCTGCGAGAATCCCGCCAGACATCGGACCTGGCCAGCCCGTTCGACCGCCTGACCCATCTGGCCTGCAACATCTTCTGCACGCCGCACGCCATGGTGTCGATCGTCGATGGGGAGCGGACGGAGTTCCATTGTCACACCGGCCCGGGCCGCGACGCCCTGCCGTGCGAGATGACGCTCAGCCCCGAGATGATGGCCCAGGGGGCCGACGCCGTGATGATGGTCGAGGACGGCCGGACGGATCCGCGCACCCGGGACCATCCGATGGTGGTGGGGCCGCCCTATCTGCGCTTCTTCGCCGGGGTGACGATCGTGGATCGGTTCGACCGGGCGGTCGGCGCCATCGGGGTGATGGACAGCCGGCCGCGCAAGGCCCTGTCGCAGCGCGAGGTCGAGACGCTGCGGATGCTGGGGCGGATGGCGTCGGAAGTCTTCGCCCAGGCGGATTCGGTCAGGCGTCAGAGCGAACAGCTGGAGCTGATGCGGCTGACCGAGGAATTGGCGGGCGTCGGCCAGTGGCGGGTCGACGTGAAGACGCGCCGGATCCTCTGGAGCGACGAAATCTATCGCATCTTCGGCCTGGATCGGGCGACCTTCCACCCGACGGTGGACGAGATCCTGACTCTATACGTCGAAGAGGATCGGGGCGTTCTGGAAGCGGCGTTGGGGCGCTGCCTGAACGAGGGCGTCGGCTACAAGCTGCGGTCGCGCGTGCGTCGGGCCGATGGCGAAATCCGCGTGCTGGAGGCCCAGGCCGACTGCGAGCGCGGACCCGATGGCGAGGGCGCCGCGGTGTTCGGCGTCCTGCGCGACGTCACCGACGAGGAAGATTCCAAGAAACAGTTGGCCGAAAGCGAGGACCGCTATCGCCTCCTGGCCGACCGATCCAGCGACCTGGTGCTGTGCCACAGGGTGGACGGAACCCTGACCTATGTATCGCCGTCCATCGCTCGGTTCGGGATGAAGCGCGAAGAGGTGGTGGGGCAGTCGCTGCTGAAGTTCGTGCATCCCGACGACCGGCCGCTGCTGCTGAATCACCTGGTGGTCTATCTGACCAGCGGGGCGAAGGGCGACATGCCGCCCGTGCGCTTCCGCGCCCAGAGGCCCGACGGGTCGGTGCTGTGGGTCGAAAGCCGCGTCTCCAGCATCCGCGACGCCGACGGACGGGTGGTCGAGTTCCAGAACCAGTGCCGGGACGTGACCGAGACCAAGGGGCTGGAAGACGCCCTGACGCAGGCGCGGGACCGGGCCGAGGCCGCATCGCGCGCCAAGTCGGAGTTCCTGGCCAACATGAGCCACGAGCTGCGCACCCCCCTGACCAGCGTGATCGGCTTCGCCGGCCTGTTGAACGACAGCGCCGAACTGGGACCCAGGGACCGCGACCGGGTGCGGAAGATCGCGGCGGCCAGCGAGAGCCTTCTGGCGGTCATCAACGACATTCTGGACTATTCCAAGCTGGAGGCGGGGGCGGTGCGGCTGGACCCCCAGCCGTTCCGCCCGCGCGACCTGGCCGAGACCACGGCCGGAATCGTCGAGGGCCAGTGCGAGGCCAAGGGGCTGAGCCTGCGTGTCGAGGTCGATCCGGCCGTGCCCGAGGCGCTGAACGGCGACGCGGGACGCCTGCGACAGGTGACGCTGAACTTCCTGTCCAACGCGGTGAAGTTCACGGCCGAGGGAGAGGTGGCGCTGCACCTGAGCCTGGCGGAGGGACGGCTGAGGATCGCCGTGCGCGACAGCGGCATCGGCCTGACGCCCGAAGTGGCTGAGACCCTGTTCGACCGATTCATGCAGGCCGACGCCTCGACCACGCGCCAGTACGGCGGGACCGGCCTGGGTCTGGCGATCAGCCGGCGGCTGGCCGAGGTGATGGGCGGCGCGGTCGGGGTGGACAGCAAGATGGGCGAAGGCTCGGTCTTCTGGATCGAGGTTCCGCTGGAGATCGCCGATCCGGCGGCCGTGGACGTGGAGGCGCCCGAGGCGGCGCAAGGGCCGACCGGCGCCCTGCGGGTGTTGATGGCCGACGACGTGGCGGCCAATCGCGAGCTGATGACCGCGATCATGGAGAGCCTGGGCGTCAACCTGGAGACGGCGACGGACGGGGTCGAGGCGGTCGCGGCCGCTAAGACCGGTCTTTACGACCTGATCCTTATGGACCTGCACATGCCCAATATGGACGGGCTGGAAGCGTCGCGGCGCATCCGGGCCATGGAGGGCCGGGTGGGACGCACGCCGATCGTCGCCCTGACGGCCAATGTCCAGCCCGATCAGATCGAAGCCTGTCGCGCGGCGGGGATGGACGCCCACGTCGGCAAGCCGATCCGCCCGACCGAGCTGCTGACCGCCATCAATGCGGTCATGGCGGCCCGACCCGTTGAGACGGACGCCGCCGCGGCGTAA